The genomic window GGATACAGGCCATGTTGGGCCTGCCTTCATCCCACACACCATGTACTGTGGAGCTTACATGTCACAAGTGATAGGGTATTCTCATATTAACAAGCCAGCTATGATCAACTGACTTTGGTTTCATGCAGTGATCAGCGGGGACTGTGGTGATACATACTGCACACTGTTGAAAGCATAAATGCAATTTCAACTTGTACAAAAAATGGGCCTGTATGGTGGAGCAGTGTCTGTGCAAAGGCCTATGTGGGTggagtaaaaaaaatttcttCAGATTAAAGGACATGTCTGAGGGCTTGTTGCAAGTCTAAATATTCCCTACTTTCAAACTCTAAATATTGTTCTATATGTGTGGAGTGTGACCCAACTTATTTGATACTAATACCAGTAAAATGGTCAAATCATGTCATTTCAACTTTATGTTCATTTTTAGGAGAAACATACACAAAACAAATATCTTAACTAGAATCTAGTAACAAAAACTTTTTCACAAAATGAAATTAATCACTGAAATCGTTTCATACATTTCTGTCTGAAGCTTACGCTTTATCATTATTGATATGACTAGTGTTTCAAATGTCTTTGTCGGTAAAAGTAGTTACAAAACTCATTAACAGCATGATTGACCGGCTGGGTATTATGCTGCCGATTCCATCCCAGATATGGCATACCAGGGTTACGTCTAACGAAAGAGTATCGATTAGCATGCTGAAAAGGAGCAAAGTTGTAACCCTGTTGAATTTGGTTCCCATATCCCATACCAGGTCGAGTACAAGGGTTTTGATAAGGTGGTTGACTCATACCAGGTTGGATAGGACGGGAGTGGTAAGGTTGTCGGTAGTGGAAGGGTCGTTGGTTACCTGTAGCTTGCTGAacttggtttctatgggacacaGGAAATGCAAATTGATTCCTTAGGGTATGGGGAGGAGCAACGTTGAGGTTCCATTTAGGTACAACAAAATTGTTACTCTCTTTGGCTCCTCCATCTTGCCCTGTCTTGTTATCCTGATTTATGGTGGAATTTTCATCTTTACTCTCACTTTTCTTGGCACTTTCGTTTACCTCAATAACGTTACTCACAATAGTTTTGAGATTTATTATACAAGGAATTTTCTGAGTTGGAATTGCACCCAAACTCTCACTTTTCTTCTTTGCCTTGTCTATATCAGCTTTGTTAACCACCGTCCCAACCCTACCTTTCTCTTGGAACTTTCTAATAGTTACTTGCGTCTCTCCATCGTTTTCATTCCTGGTACTTTCATTTACCTCAATAACGTTACTCACACTTTTGTCCTTTTCTTCACTTGTTTTCTTTGAGCTACCTGATCTAAGTTGCATTGTTCTGTCTTGAACATCAGTTCCTTTATCTTTTCTCAAGTTCGTCTTCACTTTACCAATTTTGCTTGCTTCATCAACTTTGTCTTCTTCACCTTTGCTTAGTTCTGCTTCATCGTTTTACCTTTTCTTGTTTTACTTTCAACACGTCTTGGCCTTTCCCCACGTCGTTGATGACTTGTCTCTGGGCTTTTGCTATCAGATCGCTTCCTACTCCTGTGTCTAGATGGGCTAGATCTGTGTCTAGATGGGCTAGATCTGTGTCTAGATGGGCTAGATCTGTGTCTGCCTCTGCTGTTAGAGTTCTGAGGAGGCGTCCTTTCTTTGCTTCTATGTCTACTGCTGTCTCCAGCTTTGTGTCTCTTTCTGCTTCTACCCCTTTCCTCAGGTTCATCGCTGAACAGATCACTTGGATTCTTCACAAGCGATGGTTCCACATTATCGTTAATTTTTGAACTAGATCTTAAGACTCGTCTGACAACAGTGTCACCGTTTGATTCCCTTGCAAATGGTGTAGATAGTGGAGAGTCATTGACTAGAATAGGTACATCAATTCCAGGTATACCAGGATTGTTGTTGAAACTGCCGATACATACTACTTCTGGCGAATCTTCAATTGTCACATATCTGGAGGCAGCCTTGCATGATCTAGGTGGCATTCGCTTGACTGCAGTACCACTATTGTCCGGTGAGAGACTGCGTTTACTGCTAACTTTAACTACAGTGTTTGGTGTGTTTTCTGCGGAATCTGTAGAAGCAAACAGTTCTGCTACTGGAGTTGGGCAAGGTGTGTTGGATGAGTCTAGTCTTACACTTGCACTGCTGCTAGCATGTGGTTTAGGTGTTGCCTATAAACAAACGGATATATTCACTTGTTAAAAATAGTGTCTATAAACAAAAGACATCACAAAGAGTAACTTCCCCTTTTACAGTTGCTTCAAATGTCAAACTGAAATAGGAAACAGAAGTTCATTTACATCCTGCACATATTGATACCTTATTTGTTTCAACATCCAAAATATGTTTGCTTTTTGATGTCAAGCGTTTATCTAGGCATTAACTGCTCAAGGGAGTTCTGTATCCACTGGCACCGCATGATGGAGTTGTTGCGCTACGTAGCAAAATAATCTATTTTGTTTAATATCTATAGCAGTTGATTATTGCTGCGCCTGGGTGCAGGGAATTCACTTTTGGAGTTACTGCGATCAAGGACCCAAGGTATGGATTGAATCCCAtatttgggcaattccaagcatcattccgcaacgcaagtTTGTATATGCAAATTAGTgtcgtttggaaaagtttctcccactttaatctttcacttaccaaaaatagtttccattatactattcacctacctaattggctgctgcattaaaaagaattaatctgcaaacttcGTGTTGCGGAATGAtggtgcttggaattgcccatttatcCAATTTCCATGTAAAACACTTCCTACAAGGACCCAAGGTATGGATTAAATCCCATATTTATCCAATTTCCATGTAAAACACTTCCTACAAGGACCCAAGGTAAGGATTGAATCCCATATATTTATAGCATTTCCATTCCTATACTTACAACAGGTGCTAATCCTGGAGTTGTTTGTGTGCAAATGACTGCAGAACTGGATGGCTTCTTTAGTTTACTTTCATTTTTCTTGAAACAAGCTGGTGTGATGACATCCCACAGGGTATCTGCAGTTAGCACTTCCTGCAAATAAATGTTGATTGTTCAAACACTCATCACATTGAGCCATGTTTTGTAACACATACTATGAAGGGGGTTGCAAACCATCTAATTTTCTTTGTAAACATGCAACATACCATtatatcaggcatgagactgcactttcctacaaaaagtaccaaaaacaggctgaatttAAATAAAGCTgcagaaattttgactaaaaaaacttaattcaattttaaaattaaaaattctcATGGCTGCTATATTTGGTTCCAATGTATAGATGGTTCTCTTCTATTCAGtagtaccaaaataagtacaaacattccccacatattGTCGCTATGATGTCATAGTGTGAACACACCCTCACACAATTAGGAAATTCTGGTTATGTATAAGCAAAGCAAAactgattttcggctaaaaattctatgtGCAATTTTCACCGGATTTTCtataaatatgaaaggaaatgactatttcaacctaactaccaGATTAATAGTAAATATCTGTTGGAAAATATCACAagtgcaaaatgaaaatcatgaattttactgtagaaacctatgatGGCCTCACTAagcccccctcccaaaaaaatccCCACGGTCATTTTGGATGGTCGGCATTACGAACAGGTTAATGACATGCTAAATATTGTGATAATTTGAAATTGTGCTACATTAATGAGCACAAACAGATATTGgtgaaatataatatgatgaggTTTTCCAGAAGTAATTTTATGGTCAAATAAACTCACTTGTGCTAATTAATCAACTCTAGAGCAATGAGACTACATGATATTTTACACAAATGTCTACATCTCCCCAACTAACTGTAGAATTGTTCACATGTATGATTTGTTGCGAGTGGtcttcttttccttcttcttaAACTTCAATTATTTCCATATTGCAAACATGCTTATATgcgacacgatcaagggaaagtcatatcaacatggggttttcagatTCTGAAAGCTCAAATTGTCCTCTttagaacatgtgtaaaactcattttcgaccagggccgacatgcgactcattccccttgatcatgttacataTAGGCTTTTTAACCCACAATCCCGGACGTAAATAGTTCGAACACTCgcgtcaaagtaggactgtttgaaaccgtatttctgttatgacatattaaaattttgctttctttggtgtgaagtctgaaccCTTTCCTACTACTGCAACACTCCCCCTGCcacaccaatcaatgttgggtgtctctaggggtgcatgaccaaaaaaaacaactaccaacattgatcgGAGGAATGGGGGTatatttgaagtacccatgttaaagtgttcgaacaattatgaccgggattgcagCTTGAGCATTTGGCCTGAGCCTGGTCCATCAGACCCAATACTTCATACTGGTTGACTGTTTGAACAAAGAAATCATTAAAAGCATAACCAAAAGCTGATTTATCATTAATCATTAATATTCAAAATGTAACTTTACCTGTTTATACTTTGCAATTGCCAATCTTCGAATCTCTTGTGGATTGAGTATCAATGGCTTATTATCATGAAGAACCATAGACTATGATAATAAACAAAGATATAATAATggttaacaataaaaaaaaaaaaaaagtacagtgatttatagtgtgctaagCCCAGGCACAATGTCCAGACGTGGATCCAAAAGCCTCATCACACTTTACAggatgtcgctgaccactacggccacaTATctttccacaaaccattaaacaacaatacagGGGTTTGCAGCTTAGAAGCTCACAccaagacattccacaattgaccttcgcagccaggatcagatcCCCATGTTTTGTATGGgtaacaacaagacaattagcagtatgctccttgtccaggagaatttcaagcgAACTCAATTTTTACACAAGAGCGTATTAACTCCATGCACGTCACCCACACGACTAAACCAGTTCATCATGATTATACAATGAATGGAGTTGCTCTCCAGATGTTAAACAAAGAAATACTTAGGGGTCGAAATCAGCTGCGACCTCATTTGGGCCCACCACATAAAACAGACATCTAACAAAGCAAATAAAATGCTCAGACTTTTGAGAAGAAATCTGTACTCATGTAACAAGACAGTTAAAGAAATGGCATACAAGGCTCTTGTGCATCCGAAATTAGAGTATTGTAGCGCTATCTGGGATCCCTATCAGAACTCCAACAAGGCTACTTTAGAGAAAATCCAATGTTGTGCTGCACGCTTTGTTCAAAATGATCACTCCAGGAAATCAAGTGTCACAAAAATGCTGACTAATCTCCAATGGGAAACGCTAGAAAACCGACGTACCAAACTCCGCTTAATTACAATTTACAAGGACGTTCACAACTTGGCGCCATCAAATATTAAGCCATTAAGCAATACAACCAATCGCAAAACCAGAAATTCTCATGGACCGCATCTTTTAGACATACCGGCTTTTAATAAGAACTGTTACCAATACTCGCTCTACCCCCGCACTACAAGGGAATGGAATCTCCTGCCGGCAGAAACATGCGACGCTCCAGAAGTTAAAATTTTTAAAAGCAAACTGGATGAAATGGACATTAACAAACTATGTAAAAGAGCTCACTTCAAGATATAGGCCGTCATATCACGCGACCTGTGCGTGATAACCACCAAGTACCGGCGGTGTTTGCACAGTATAGAGCAGAAGCAGAAACCACTGCCATGGTTCAAACAcagcaacctcttgcaccatggTCGAACACCTTATCTAAAAAGTTATCTTGAGCTAACTTGACAAAAACTGGACAGCCTGAGATTGAGATTAAGAGAGGGAAACACCCAGTaagcaaaaaaatgttttcaaaatgttttgtttttgtttttttgctttggtAAAATTGGAATGTCAGGACAAGGTTATTACAaaggtcataaaaatgttttaaaacattttttttatgaaaaaatactATATTAaccatttttaaatgttgtcaaaatgtttttgtaatataTTGTTTGCAAATAttcttgcaaaaatattttgttaacacttataGTACCATTAAATTAGCATGTTTTACAGCAAGTTTTTACCTTCAAAAGATGTTTGTGAATGGTATATTTTtactatattaaaatattttataccctttaatgACCCTTCCAACTTCGCAATATTGCTCGAGTCAGGCGCTTCCTTGATACTGACTCATGCCATCACATCATCCGTGCACTCATATTATCTCGCCTCGACTACGGCAATTCTCTCCTTGCTGGCACCACCAACATCAATTTATCCAAACTGCAGCGAATTCAAAATAGGGCGGTGCGTCTCATCTACGGCCTCAAACGTCGTGACCACATAACCCCATACATCAAGGACTTACATTGGTTGCCCATCAGGGAGCGTGTCAACTTCAAGATCCTCACCATCATATATCAATGTGTCAATGACATAGCTCCACTCTACCTTCAATCTGGAATTCATTCTTACACCACATCTCGTCATTTACGCTCTTCCATGGATACTACACGGCTCTCCATTCCTCCCACAATCAAATTAGCTGGCGATAACGCCTTCACTTCCTTTGGTCCTCGAATTTGGAACAACCTCCCATGCAACATCAGGGAGGCCCAAACACTGGCTAGtttcaaaaagcttttaaaaacccatctttttccaatttgatccatttcttgtcattgctatttctttctttgttttctcttattgtaatgcgcctagagctaaaattgtataggcgcaatataaatcgatgtatgtatgtatgtatgtataactcaacatttaaatattttctggcaCTTTTCAAACCTATTGCGAATGTTttagaaaatgttttgtgtttgttggtgaGAGAGCCTCGACTCCTAACTTGCAATTGACATACTAAGTTTAACCAACTTCACTTTGCAACAGGACAAGCTTTGATCTAGGATATGTTGTTTAGTgaaaaacccagcaaacacaaaacatttcatAACATTTTCGAATGGGTGCCCAAAGGTTGCCAGGAAACATTTCATTTGGCATTGCATATGAGGTtaaattgataacattttcaaacattctAACTTAATGTAATGCAAGGAAGACGCGAGCCAGTGAGGGCGCTTCACTCACTAATACCAATCGAATACTAAGTTGCAGAGGGATAAAGAAGTTTTGCCTAAGGACTTTGATTAAGGACACTAATTTGAGATTGGCCAGAAATGAATAAACTGGAAATATGATGTACTTATGAAAAATGaaacacaaatgtatatattttgaaaaagggaaaaCAAATGGAGTGAAAGAATGTAAAAAGGGGAAAATTAAGGATGAGTGATGACGATAATAAAATATGCCAGAGTCATGTGATCATGAAATTACCCGAAGGATTCACCATCTCGTAACGTATTAATCTCAGAGAGATGATGAAACGATACAACATATAGATACTCTGGCTGAATTATCATCATCACacatttttaataaatattaaatggagacGGAGACTTTAAAGCCTAAAGTAAAATGATGCGAATCGTACAAATGAGAGTTTTCTTGAcccataatattatattatattaaacttTGATATCAGAGTGGgtatacaaaatattgcacaatgtGTTGACAGGACGATGTAATTTATGAAGATGAATATTGTTAAAAAGGTATACGATAAATATGATTTTTCGTAGACAAGTGACGAAGTATTTTCCTAAAGCTAATATTTCAATGAAGTCGTCATTGAAAATTGACATcactttgtaggcctattaaaacaaaacACGGAACCGCATACCCTGCGGGAACCATTTCCCATATCATAAAATCTCACGAAActgagagaaataaataaataacactttAAGAAAAATATTCGTCACTTAGCATTAAAAACCATTGCATTATTTCATAAATGCGTACATTTTTAGACctcaattccttttaaaaggaatttcttGTTTTATAAAATTTTTGGATAAAAATCTAATGCGAAGGAAAATTCATGAGAAATATCCAAAGAAATTTCTAAGAAAAATCCAAAGTAAATTTCTAAAAGAATCAGAAGAAAATCTGAAATTAATATTTGAAAAGAATCCTTAAAGAATCCTAAAATGAATTTAGAGATGAGTCCCAAAAGAATCAGAAGGAATCCAAATGAATCCAAAGTGTATAACCTAAATATTTTTGGGGAATTGTCACCTTAAAGTGATCAAAATAAATATAGGTGCCTTCACCTTAAACATGCACGAAAATAAGTTTGGCCGAAAATGAAACTCGCCCAAGACTATATAAAAATGATGTCATTTTCGACACTTGGCTGCCTGACTATCACTCGGTCAGAGGTCACTGTACGTGCACTTTCGTGAGTCTCCATAAAACGAGTTTCGAATACAACAATGCGGCGATGTTTACTTTGTGCATGctcattaaggtggctgtgtactctcagacatgcatgtagtaaaagtgcaataactttgtaattattcgcaataaaacatataaaagtatacatttttatgaaggcaagacatcaataaatcttaatataaatacagatttggggtaaaaacaacaattttgaagaaaatcacaaaaaagtgagtttttggcaatatttgttaggtacatcataacaaaaaacactctttccaaaatattttattttgtttttagctcaatcttgaggctccattccaaaaacggttttttaattttttgatattggccttattttttgagatattgaccatataaggcatcaaaatgaacttttaaattcaaaacgcctatttgcacaaaatgatgcccaaaatcgaaatagaccaaaatataaaaaaatgagaaaaccgtttcttgagtcgatcatgctttttacgatgatcctatttgcttacctatagatgctgtatttattgagttatcgtgtacctaaatcgtcattttaccgagaaaatgaacattgaaataatggccgttgaagtttaaagtggtcacattttgcactttcatcgtatctcacaggagaatgcggcagttttcgctttttgtaacttatattacgtgaacatcgggtaaatccacagccccttgagaagtttgagcgaaatccattcataacttgatatttaaatcggggaaagaacttgaaaaacccacattttatcagctaaaacggagccatttgaccactaggtttttgtgaaatcagtgcttccgtagtgtttccataagatgcgccacttggcgatgcagataagcgtcagcagTGTCGCGTcggcgtatttgtgcgttaacaaattgcgcgacacgcaacgcgatgagttgttcgtAGCGTGTACctttgctggtacaacaaagattttcttttcttttcaatttcaaacacgagtggaatagtgaaataaaatccttaaaatattgcagttggagtttacaaatctggattttcattccttgtatttataaaaaaacataacaaggtacaaacatatcataaaaactcaattttgagaaagaaacaatggctagagtacacagccgcgttaaaggaCCTATTTTATGGATGCAAAACCTAAGTATTAATTCATAACAATTGTTATGAATATTTTGGGTTTATTTTTGACCAACCGCTGTCAAAAATAATGGGAGAGGACATGTATAAAAGAATGTTGATGATGGCATTTCATCTCGTATTTTATGGAAGCTTAAAAATCGATCATCCTTACAAAACACAACAAGGTTTTGTTGGCTGTAACTCGCCGGTGATGATTAAGATGAAAGGTtgttttaaaagaaaagaaaatttctTATCAGCAAGTCAAAATACGAGATGATGATCcatcatcaattaaaaataaaaataaaacatttttgccaTTAAAACAGCAAAAATAACCATCTGGATAGGAATTCCTATCCAGAGGTTAGGTTAATTAATCatttgtaattaaccaatcatacCTCGTTTTGGATGACCAAACTTGCTTGAAACAGTAAATCAGTAAATCAGTGTCAAGATGTCACTTGAAAATGTATGTCTTGTCCCTCTGAAGACTAGATAACAAGTGCTACCAAATTGTTTTGGAGTTCTCATCCTCCTTTGTTCCAAAACTTCtcatatgcaaatgaggtggtaGAAAGGTTCTGATTGGACGAGAACTTTATGGCTCATGAAGGGATGAAAAAATAAAGAGGTATGATTGGTTGCTTCCAGAGAGAAGGTGCTGGAAGGTCTAAAGTGAtaactcatgaatattcattatgTCAATGACCATGctgaagaaaaacaaaggaataaaaagaattaaatggaATAACAACTCTGTCTTGAAGGCTCCTGATTGTCCAAATGGAGGAGTAGGCCTAAATTTGAAGATGGCGGATAAAACAGAAAAACAAGACTTTTGAAAAGGGTGGAAGAACTCTCCAAATTTGAATAAACGTCCAGATAAAAACGGGAGATGTTCCTA from Amphiura filiformis chromosome 5, Afil_fr2py, whole genome shotgun sequence includes these protein-coding regions:
- the LOC140153405 gene encoding uncharacterized protein isoform X1, whose amino-acid sequence is MDPDPYPYHGYIKKQKKCAEVFLPGLYEFHKEVSNYINALLNTLGGIIKVGIGEDGYVKGVACPRNVEDNIKLTVDNTVKYYQPKISPSCYRLDFVPCEVTDHINCGYSYPIPDIKVIEIHVSAGPEILYMDKNNQKSMVLHDNKPLILNPQEIRRLAIAKYKQEVLTADTLWDVITPACFKKNESKLKKPSSSAVICTQTTPGLAPVATPKPHASSSASVRLDSSNTPCPTPVAELFASTDSAENTPNTVVKVSSKRSLSPDNSGTAVKRMPPRSCKAASRYVTIEDSPEVVCIGSFNNNPGIPGIDVPILVNDSPLSTPFARESNGDTVVRRVLRSSSKINDNVEPSLVKNPSDLFSDEPEERGRSRKRHKAGDSSRHRSKERTPPQNSNSRGRHRSSPSRHRSSPSRHRSSPSRHRSRKRSDSKSPETSHQRRGERPRRVESKTRKGKTMKQN
- the LOC140153405 gene encoding uncharacterized protein isoform X2, with product MDPDPYPYHGYIKKQKKCAEVFLPGLYEFHKEVSNYINALLNTLGGIIKVGIGEDGYVKGVACPRNVEDNIKLTVDNTVKYYQPKISPSCYRLDFVPCEVTDHINCGYSYPIPDIKVIEIHVSAGPEILYMDKNNQKSMVLHDNKPLILNPQEIRRLAIAKYKQEVLTADTLWDVITPACFKKNESKLKKPSSSAVICTQTTPGLAPVATPKPHASSSASVRLDSSNTPCPTPVAELFASTDSAENTPNTVVKVSSKRSLSPDNSGTAVKRMPPRSCKAASRYVTIEDSPEVVCIGSFNNNPGIPGIDVPILVNDSPLSTPFARESNGDTVVRRVLRSSSKINDNVEPSLVKNPSDLFSDEPEERGRSRKRHKAGDSSRHRSKERTPPQNSNSRGRHRSSPSRHRSSPSRHRSSPSRHRSRKRSDSKSPETSHQRRGERPRRVESKTRKESGRC
- the LOC140153405 gene encoding uncharacterized protein isoform X3; this translates as MDPDPYPYHGYIKKQKKCAEVFLPGLYEFHKEVSNYINALLNTLGGIIKVGIGEDGYVKGVACPRNVEDNIKLTVDNTVKYYQPKISPSCYRLDFVPCEVTDHINCGYSYPIPDIKVIEIHVSAGPEILYMDKNNQKSMVLHDNKPLILNPQEIRRLAIAKYKQEVLTADTLWDVITPACFKKNESKLKKPSSSAVICTQTTPGLAPVATPKPHASSSASVRLDSSNTPCPTPVAELFASTDSAENTPNTVVKVSSKRSLSPDNSGTAVKRMPPRSCKAASRYVTIEDSPEVVCIGSFNNNPGIPGIDVPILVNDSPLSTPFARESNGDTVVRRVLRSSSKINDNVEPSLVKNPSDLFSDEPEERGRSRKRHKAGDSSRHRSKERTPPQNSNSRGRHRSSPSRHRSSPSRHRSSPSRHRSRKRSDSKSPETSHQRRGERPRRVESKTRKGRK